A portion of the Erwinia sorbitola genome contains these proteins:
- a CDS encoding DMT family transporter, translating to MARAAAGWWSGLSGVVIFSGSLPATRVAISDFSPLFLTSARAVIAALLAVGLLVTLRQQRPAHNDVLSLLIVAAGVVVGFPLLTALALREMTSAHSLVFIGLLPLSTAIFGVLRGGERPRPAFWLFSLLGAAIVAGFAISSGEAGSLRGDLLMIAAILLCGLGYAEGAGLSRRLGGWQVISWALLLSLPAMAVTGLLNLPLTWHGISPAAWFSLGYVSLFSMLIGFIFWYRGLALGGIAGVGQLQLLQPFFGLLLSALLLHESIAPAMVVCAAAIILCVAGAKRFA from the coding sequence ATGGCACGAGCAGCAGCAGGTTGGTGGAGCGGGCTTTCAGGAGTGGTTATTTTCAGCGGTTCGCTCCCCGCCACACGGGTGGCAATTAGTGATTTTTCACCTTTATTTCTCACCAGTGCCCGTGCTGTGATCGCCGCACTGCTGGCCGTGGGATTACTGGTTACTCTTCGGCAGCAACGCCCTGCACACAACGACGTACTGTCACTGCTTATTGTTGCGGCCGGTGTGGTCGTGGGCTTCCCGCTGCTGACGGCGCTGGCGCTGCGTGAAATGACCTCCGCCCATTCACTGGTTTTTATCGGCCTGCTGCCGCTTTCGACCGCCATCTTTGGTGTACTGCGCGGTGGTGAACGACCTCGTCCGGCATTCTGGCTGTTCTCGCTGCTCGGTGCTGCTATTGTTGCGGGCTTTGCCATTTCATCAGGGGAAGCCGGTTCCTTAAGGGGCGATCTGCTGATGATTGCCGCTATTCTACTGTGCGGGCTGGGATACGCTGAAGGCGCAGGCCTGTCGCGGCGGCTCGGGGGCTGGCAGGTGATCAGCTGGGCACTGCTGCTGTCGCTGCCAGCAATGGCAGTAACAGGTCTGCTTAATTTACCGCTGACCTGGCATGGGATCAGCCCCGCTGCCTGGTTCAGCCTCGGCTATGTTTCCCTGTTCAGTATGCTGATCGGGTTTATATTCTGGTATCGCGGCCTGGCGCTGGGTGGTATTGCCGGAGTTGGGCAGCTCCAGCTGTTGCAGCCTTTTTTTGGTCTGCTGCTCAGTGCGCTGCTCCTTCATGAATCCATTGCCCCTGCCATGGTGGTATGTGCAGCGGCAATTATTCTCTGTGTGGCTGGAGCAAAACGTTTCGCCTGA
- a CDS encoding FAD-dependent oxidoreductase encodes MSRWSVLGDGVAGLCVATSLAERGESVEVITAEQHCAASHWAGGMLAPWCEGESAPEEVIELGQRSAPWWSARINGVEHRGTLVVASARDTPELTRFSRMTRAHQWVDPATLEPALEGRFSRGLFFAGEAHLDPRSALQQLRKGLQLAGVCFHQGQPGGTIIDCRGIHAAADQPELRAVRGEMLILHSEEVQLSRPVRILHPRFPCYLVPRAAGHLMLGATMVESDDDSPISARAMMELLSAAWAIHPALAEARIVESGTGRRPAYRNNIPAIRCHNGVWSLNGMYRHGFLLAPVMAEKLMQQLMQEKLI; translated from the coding sequence ATGAGCCGCTGGTCGGTACTGGGCGACGGCGTCGCCGGGCTTTGTGTTGCCACATCACTTGCTGAACGCGGTGAATCCGTAGAGGTGATCACCGCAGAGCAGCACTGTGCGGCATCACACTGGGCTGGCGGTATGCTGGCTCCATGGTGTGAAGGGGAGAGCGCCCCGGAAGAAGTGATCGAGCTGGGCCAGCGCTCCGCACCATGGTGGTCTGCACGGATTAACGGTGTGGAGCATCGCGGCACCCTGGTAGTGGCCTCCGCCCGTGACACCCCCGAACTCACCCGTTTTTCGCGTATGACGCGCGCTCATCAGTGGGTAGATCCCGCCACGCTGGAACCGGCGCTGGAAGGACGTTTTTCCCGTGGGCTGTTCTTTGCCGGCGAAGCTCACCTTGATCCGCGCAGTGCGCTGCAACAGCTGCGTAAGGGGCTGCAACTTGCCGGGGTCTGCTTCCATCAGGGTCAGCCCGGCGGCACCATTATTGACTGCCGGGGGATCCACGCCGCCGCCGACCAGCCAGAACTGCGCGCGGTTCGCGGCGAAATGCTGATCCTGCACAGTGAGGAGGTTCAGCTCTCCCGGCCAGTGCGCATCCTCCATCCCCGTTTTCCCTGTTACCTGGTACCCCGTGCAGCCGGACACCTGATGCTGGGCGCAACCATGGTGGAAAGCGACGATGACAGCCCGATTAGCGCACGCGCCATGATGGAGTTGTTAAGCGCCGCCTGGGCTATCCATCCGGCTCTGGCAGAGGCGCGGATAGTGGAAAGTGGCACCGGCCGACGCCCGGCCTACCGCAATAATATCCCCGCCATACGCTGTCACAACGGCGTCTGGTCTCTCAACGGTATGTATCGCCACGGCTTCCTCCTTGCTCCGGTAATGGCGGAAAAACTGATGCAGCAACTGATGCAGGAAAAACTGATATGA
- the thiS gene encoding sulfur carrier protein ThiS yields the protein MKIQLNGLPIDTTAHTLAELLREQQIDASCVASALNGQFVPRARYESQALTAGCELEVLSPMQGG from the coding sequence ATGAAAATTCAGCTTAACGGCCTCCCGATTGATACCACCGCTCATACACTGGCGGAACTCCTGCGCGAACAGCAGATTGATGCCAGCTGCGTAGCCAGCGCCCTCAACGGCCAGTTTGTGCCGCGCGCACGCTATGAGAGCCAGGCACTGACCGCTGGCTGTGAACTTGAAGTGCTCTCACCGATGCAGGGAGGATAA
- a CDS encoding aminotransferase-like domain-containing protein, with translation MTRTERLIDDVRSRILSGALAPGDRLASVRRYAALMMVSPSTVVEAYERLAAEGVIRARRGSGFYVSGISLAARSLTDNTTPLLRDVDPFWVSRQSLDAGKEELTPGCGWLPADWMPNEALRKGLRQLTRLPDTLLTDYGSTHGSTTLRRLLLARFAQEGLSASMEQLMLTGSGSQALDLLCRFLLRPGDSVVVDDPCYFNFQALLRTHQVNIVGVPYTSTGPDIAVFEQVLATVRPRLYITNSALHNPTGACLSAQTAYRVLSAAAAHETLIIEDDIFADFEPDPSPRLAIPDGLDRVIRMGSFSKTLSASVRCGYIACRAEWIEGLADLQIATNFGGPSPLSSELIANVLGGGSYRKHLNEVTTRLDRARKEAIEHLDALGITPWMVPRGGFYLWCRLPEGIDSTAIARRCRQDGVVLAPGNVFSVTQSAAEFLRFNVAHLNTRVFSVLKRAIAEHQNK, from the coding sequence ATGACCCGGACAGAAAGACTGATCGATGACGTTCGCAGCCGGATTCTGTCCGGGGCGCTGGCACCCGGTGACCGGCTGGCTTCCGTACGGCGCTATGCCGCACTGATGATGGTGTCGCCCTCTACGGTAGTGGAAGCCTATGAGCGACTGGCCGCTGAAGGCGTGATCCGTGCACGGCGGGGATCGGGTTTTTATGTATCCGGTATTTCACTGGCAGCTCGCAGCCTCACGGATAACACCACCCCGCTGCTGCGGGATGTCGATCCTTTCTGGGTCTCAAGGCAGTCACTCGATGCGGGGAAGGAGGAGCTGACCCCAGGCTGCGGCTGGCTGCCTGCTGACTGGATGCCGAATGAGGCGCTACGCAAAGGTCTGCGCCAGCTGACGCGCCTGCCCGACACCTTACTGACGGATTACGGCAGTACGCATGGCTCAACCACGCTGCGGCGTCTTCTGCTGGCGCGTTTTGCGCAAGAGGGGCTGTCAGCGTCGATGGAGCAACTGATGCTGACGGGGTCGGGCAGCCAGGCGCTGGATTTACTCTGTCGTTTTCTGCTGCGTCCCGGTGACAGTGTGGTAGTGGACGATCCCTGTTATTTCAATTTCCAGGCGCTGCTGCGTACGCATCAGGTAAATATTGTTGGCGTGCCCTACACATCGACAGGTCCGGATATCGCCGTGTTTGAACAGGTGCTCGCCACCGTTCGCCCGCGTCTTTATATCACCAACTCAGCCCTGCACAATCCTACCGGCGCGTGCCTTTCTGCACAAACGGCCTATCGGGTGTTGAGTGCCGCAGCTGCGCACGAGACCCTGATTATTGAGGATGATATTTTTGCTGATTTCGAGCCCGATCCTTCACCACGCCTGGCGATCCCGGACGGCCTCGACCGTGTGATCAGAATGGGGAGTTTTTCGAAAACACTCTCTGCATCCGTGCGCTGTGGCTATATCGCCTGCCGTGCAGAGTGGATTGAAGGGTTGGCCGACCTGCAAATTGCCACTAATTTTGGCGGTCCCAGCCCGCTGTCCAGCGAGCTGATCGCCAACGTACTGGGCGGTGGCAGCTACCGTAAGCATCTGAATGAGGTGACAACCCGGCTGGATCGTGCGCGAAAAGAGGCGATTGAACATCTGGATGCGCTGGGTATTACTCCGTGGATGGTGCCGCGGGGTGGATTCTATCTATGGTGCCGCCTGCCAGAGGGGATTGATTCAACGGCGATTGCACGGCGCTGCCGACAAGATGGCGTGGTGCTCGCACCAGGCAACGTCTTCAGCGTTACTCAGTCAGCGGCCGAGTTTCTGCGTTTTAATGTGGCCCATTTAAATACCAGGGTTTTCAGTGTCCTGAAGCGGGCGATAGCAGAACATCAAAATAAGTGA
- a CDS encoding thiazole synthase produces MFYDFIPQSRFLLGTAGYPSPEILQQAIEVSGSEIITVSLRREGRHGAAFRELLTGLNRRILPNTAGCHSVKEAVTTAHMARELFNTRWIKLEVIGHADTLQPDPFALVEAARILCADGFQVFPYTTEDLILGEKLIEAGCELLMPWGAPIGSGQGLRNIEGLRSMRAWFKGIPLIIDAGIGAPSQAAQAMEMGFDAILLNTAVAKAQDPVRMAGAFSAAIRAGHDACHAGLVERRDMASASTPIFGMAQFPFQES; encoded by the coding sequence ATGTTTTACGATTTCATTCCGCAGTCTCGTTTTCTGCTCGGCACCGCCGGATATCCTTCGCCGGAGATCTTGCAACAGGCCATTGAGGTTTCCGGTAGCGAGATTATCACCGTCAGTCTGCGGCGAGAGGGCCGCCACGGCGCTGCCTTCCGTGAGCTGCTCACCGGCCTGAACAGACGGATACTGCCCAATACCGCTGGCTGCCATAGCGTAAAAGAGGCGGTGACTACCGCACATATGGCACGTGAATTGTTTAATACCCGCTGGATAAAACTTGAAGTGATTGGCCACGCTGACACATTGCAACCCGATCCTTTCGCTCTGGTGGAGGCGGCCCGCATTCTCTGCGCCGACGGTTTCCAGGTGTTTCCCTACACCACAGAAGATCTGATCCTTGGTGAGAAACTGATTGAAGCTGGATGCGAACTGCTGATGCCGTGGGGTGCACCGATAGGCTCCGGCCAGGGGCTGAGAAATATCGAAGGGCTGCGTTCAATGCGCGCCTGGTTTAAAGGCATACCGCTGATTATTGATGCCGGTATCGGCGCCCCCAGTCAGGCCGCACAGGCAATGGAAATGGGCTTTGACGCTATCCTGCTGAATACCGCGGTGGCGAAAGCGCAGGATCCGGTGCGCATGGCCGGGGCTTTTTCTGCCGCAATCCGAGCTGGTCACGATGCCTGTCATGCAGGCCTGGTAGAACGCCGTGATATGGCGAGCGCCTCCACGCCAATTTTTGGCATG
- a CDS encoding choline transporter → MPTTEIPGKPQKDRINPVVFYTSAALILLFSLTTILFTDFSDRWINLTLDWVSNTFGWYYLLAATLYIVFVLFMACSRFGSIKLGPEQSKPEFSLMSWAAMLFAAGIGIDLMFFSVAEPVTQYMMPPEGQGQTMEAARQAMVWTLFHYGLTGWSMYALMGIALGYFSYRYGLPLTIRSALYPIFGKRINGPIGHTVDIAAVLGTIFGIATTLGIGVVQLNYGLKVLFDVPEGLTAQAGLIVLSVIMATISVTSGVNKGIRFLSELNVLLAFGLILFVLFVGDTSFLLNALVLNVGDYINRFMGMTLNSFAFDRPTEWMNNWTLFFWAWWVAWSPFVGLFLARISRGRTIRQFVVGTLTIPFIFTLLWLSIFGNSALYEIIHGNMAFAQETMAHPERGFYSLLAQYPGFTFSASVATITGLLFYVTSADSGSLVLGNFTSRLADINNDAPNWLRIFWSVTIGVLTLGMLMVNGVTALQKTTVIMGLPFSFVIFFVMAGLYKSLRVEDHRRASATVNTPPVPVSREDRLNWKQRISRVMNYPGTTHTRKMLDEVCRPAMEEVGRELERRGAKVQINELPAVEDERLNHLELLVDMADEQSFLYQIWPQRYSVPAFTYRARSGKSDYFRLETFLLEGTQGNDLMDYTKEQIINDILDQYERHLTFLHIHREAPGNSMPFPEA, encoded by the coding sequence ATGCCGACAACTGAAATACCAGGAAAGCCTCAAAAAGATCGTATTAATCCCGTGGTTTTCTACACCTCAGCAGCGCTTATCCTGCTGTTTTCCCTGACCACCATTCTGTTCACAGATTTTTCCGATCGCTGGATCAATCTTACCCTCGACTGGGTTTCTAACACCTTCGGCTGGTATTATCTGCTGGCAGCCACGCTGTACATCGTCTTCGTACTTTTTATGGCCTGCTCACGTTTTGGCTCAATCAAACTTGGCCCCGAACAGTCGAAACCAGAGTTCAGCCTGATGAGTTGGGCGGCAATGCTGTTTGCAGCGGGTATCGGTATCGATCTGATGTTCTTCTCAGTAGCCGAACCTGTGACCCAGTATATGATGCCGCCGGAAGGCCAGGGGCAGACAATGGAAGCTGCACGTCAGGCGATGGTCTGGACGCTGTTCCACTACGGTCTGACCGGCTGGTCAATGTATGCCCTGATGGGCATCGCCCTCGGTTATTTCAGCTACCGTTACGGCCTGCCGCTCACCATCCGCTCGGCGCTCTACCCTATTTTCGGTAAACGTATTAACGGCCCAATCGGCCATACGGTGGATATCGCCGCAGTACTGGGTACCATCTTTGGGATTGCCACTACGCTGGGCATTGGTGTGGTGCAGCTTAACTACGGGCTGAAGGTGCTGTTTGATGTGCCGGAAGGGCTGACTGCCCAGGCCGGACTGATCGTGCTGTCGGTGATAATGGCCACTATTTCAGTCACCTCCGGGGTGAATAAAGGTATCCGGTTCCTGTCGGAGCTCAACGTGTTGCTGGCCTTTGGTCTGATCCTGTTTGTGCTGTTTGTCGGCGATACCAGCTTCCTGCTAAATGCGCTGGTGCTGAACGTCGGGGATTATATCAACCGCTTTATGGGCATGACGCTGAACAGCTTTGCCTTCGATCGCCCGACCGAGTGGATGAATAACTGGACGCTGTTCTTCTGGGCGTGGTGGGTAGCATGGTCACCGTTTGTCGGCCTGTTCCTGGCCCGTATCTCTCGTGGGCGTACTATCCGTCAGTTCGTGGTGGGCACCCTGACCATTCCGTTTATCTTCACCCTGCTGTGGCTGTCGATCTTCGGTAACAGCGCACTGTATGAGATCATTCACGGCAATATGGCGTTTGCACAGGAGACAATGGCGCATCCGGAGCGCGGTTTCTACAGCCTGCTGGCGCAGTATCCTGGCTTCACCTTCAGCGCATCTGTTGCCACCATTACCGGCCTGCTGTTTTATGTCACTTCAGCTGATTCCGGTTCGCTGGTGCTGGGTAACTTTACCTCACGTCTGGCTGACATTAATAACGATGCGCCAAACTGGCTGCGTATTTTCTGGTCGGTGACCATTGGTGTGCTGACGCTGGGGATGCTGATGGTTAATGGCGTGACGGCATTGCAGAAAACCACGGTGATAATGGGGCTGCCGTTCAGCTTTGTGATCTTCTTTGTGATGGCCGGGTTGTATAAATCCCTGCGCGTGGAAGATCACCGCCGTGCCAGTGCGACGGTGAATACGCCGCCGGTGCCGGTATCTCGTGAGGATCGTCTGAACTGGAAGCAGCGTATCTCCCGCGTGATGAACTATCCGGGCACAACTCACACCCGTAAAATGCTGGATGAAGTCTGTCGTCCTGCAATGGAAGAGGTTGGACGTGAGCTGGAACGTCGCGGTGCGAAGGTGCAGATCAATGAACTTCCTGCGGTGGAGGATGAGCGCCTGAACCATCTGGAATTGCTGGTGGATATGGCCGATGAACAGAGTTTCCTCTACCAGATCTGGCCGCAGCGTTACTCCGTTCCGGCATTTACCTATCGGGCACGCAGCGGTAAGTCTGACTATTTCCGCCTGGAGACTTTCCTGCTGGAAGGAACTCAGGGGAACGATCTGATGGACTATACGAAAGAGCAGATCATCAATGATATCCTTGACCAGTATGAGCGTCACCTGACTTTCCTGCATATTCACCGGGAAGCTCCGGGTAATTCCATGCCCTTCCCTGAGGCATAA